In Streptomyces camelliae, the sequence TGATCGAGCAGTCCTGGGGGCGCATGCTGCGCAGCGGCGTGGACCCGGACCACGACTTCCGGTCGGGGCTGCTGCCGTCGGACGAGATCCGGCGCCGACGTGAGGAGTCACCGCTGCGGCACGTCCTGTCGGTGCTGCGCGACGGTCTGCTCTCGGTCGCGGACATCGCCCAGCACATCATGGTCGTCGCGGACGCCGACGGCCGCGTGCTGTGGCGGGAGGGGGCCACGCAGGTGCTGCGCAAGGCCGACGGTCTCGGCTTCGAACTCGGCGCGGACTGGCGGGAAGACGTCGTCGGCACCAACGGGGTGGGCACCCCGGCGGTCGTACGGCGGCCCGTGCAGGTGTTCGCCGGCGAGCACTTCGTCCGCTCGCACGTCTCCTGGACCTGTACGGGTGCGCCGATCACCGATCCCAGGGACGGCCGGCTGATCGGTGTGGTGGATGTCAGCGGCCCGCTGGAGACGATGCATCCGGCGACGCTGGCCTGGGTGGACGCGGTGGCGAAGCTGGCGGAGGCACGGCTGCGGGAGCTGCATCTGGACTCGCTGGAGCGGCTGCGGTCGGTGGCGGCGCCGGTGCTGGCCCGGCTGGAGGGACAGGCGCTGGTGGTGGACCGGGACGGCTGGTCGGCGGCGGTGTCGGGGATGCCGTACGTACGGCGCGTCGCGCTGCCCAAGTCGCTGTCGCCGGGCCTGCGGTGGCTGCCGTCGCTGGGTTCGTGCGCGGTGGAGCCGCTGGCCGGTGGCTGGTTGCTGCGGGCGGCGCAGGAACCGCCGGCCACGGCCGCGCGGATCGTGCTGGATCTGGCGAAGGCGGGGCGCAGCACGCTGACGGTGACCGGGTCCGCGGGTGCCTGGTCGCGTGAACTCAGTCCCCGGCACGCCGAGTTGATCTTTCTGCTCGCCGAGCACCGCGCCGGCCGGAGCGCGGCGGCGCTCGCCGGGGATCTGTTCGGGGATTCTTCACGCACGGTGACGGTACGGGCCGAGATGTCGCGGATCCGGCGGTACCTCGGGGAACTCCTCCAGCATCGGCCGTATCGTTTCTGCGAGGACGTGGAGATCGACGTCCTGCTCCCCGACGACCCGCGTGACCTGCTGCCTTCTTCTACGGCGCCGGCGATCGCCCGCCGCCGGACGGCTCCGGAGGGCACCGGGTCCCCCGTTCTCTGAGCGGAGTCTTCGGCACAAGTGCGGGGTATTCGCCCTGCGCGGGCCGTTACTGCCGTAGCATCCCTTCAGGGCTCCCCGGCTGTTGCACGCGTCAACCTACAAACCAGCAGGCACAGTTGGACCGCCTCGGCCCCGGGCCGGCTCGGCGGCGAAGGAGCCCTGGAAGAGGGGACGAGATGAAGCATCGCGGCAGACACCGGCGGCGCAGACGGGGCGCCGTGCTGCGCGCGGTCCTGACCGGCACCGCGCTGGCGCTCACCGCGACCGCCACCCTGATCAGCGCGTCCCAGGCCGATGTCACCGACAGCCCCGGTGCGCTCAAGTCCCTCTCGTCCCCGGCGGACACCTCCCGGCTGCGGCTCCAGGAGCAGCTCGTCCCCGCCCGCGCCCTGGACCGGCTGTCCTCGGCGATGGGCACCCCGGTCGGCGTGGACGACGTACTGGCGAGCGCGGACCGCGACATGAGCGAGGCCGCCGGCTGCTCCTCGGGCGACCGCGCGTCCCTGCCCGTCTCCCCGTCCGCCGACCGCGCCTACTGCTGGGACCCGGCGGACGCCTCGGCCACGGACTGGCGGCCGGCGTCGGTGACCACCTCCGGGGACGCCGACGACGACGGCCTGTGGGGCACACACCGGGTGGTCCTGGCCGGCTGGACCCACAGCGCCTCCACCGGACGCGCCGCCGAGCGGGGCCTCGCCCGGGTCGCCTTCGTGAACGCCGACGACCCCGCCCGCCTCACCTACCGCTGGGTGCTGCTGGTGCTGCCGGTGCGGGACGGCCAGGACTACCGTGGCCTGGCCTCCGGCATCTCGGGCATGGTCTGGTACCAGGACAAGCTGCTGGTCACCGCCGGGGCCGGCGGCGCCGAAGCGCTCTATGTCTACGACCTCGACCGCATCCAGCGCACCACGGTCGACGGGCCCGCGATCGGACGGGTCCCCGGCGGCTGGTCCGCGGACGGCTACCGGTACGTGATGCCCGCCGTCGGCTCCTACCGCTTCACCGCCGGCCGCTGCTCCGCCGCCGGCCCGCCCTGTCCCGGCGCACTCGCCCTGGACCGGAGCACCGTGCCCGACAGCCTGGTGGCGGCGGAGTGGACCGCGCCCGGCGCGGACCGTACGGCCCGGCTGTGGCGGTACGCGTTCGGCGCGGACCCCGAGCGCGGCGGACCGCTCGCCGCGGACGCCTCCGGGCAGGTCCCGGCGGTGGAGGCGTACCGGACCCGGGCGGCCGGGATCCGGGGCGTGCTGTCGTACCGGCGGCCCGGCGCCGACCATCCGTCCTGGTATGTGGGACACCTGCCCGGTTCTCGGGACGGACACGGCGGTCTGTGGCGCCAGGACGTCACGGCGGCGAAGGCGGCCCACTGCGGTGCGGACGCCTCGCACCGCTGCTGGGCCGAGGACGCGGGCTCCCTGTCGTACTGGCAGGCGACCGGCGAGGTGTGGTCGCTGTCGGACCGGATGCTGTTCTCGCTCCCGCTGGCCGAGCTGGACCGCTCACTGGGCTGAGCCCGTACACCGGGCCGCATCCGGCGTGACCCGGTCGATCGACAGACCGGGCGGCGGGATGATTCCCTGGCCCGCATGAGCAGCGTCCCCGTCACCACCTGGTCCCTGGAGCAGACCTCCCCGGTCGACCTTCTGCCCGCCGCCGCACCCGAGGGCGATGTACGGATCGTCCGCGCCGAGGTCCCCTCCCCCGAGCTCAGCCGCTTCCTGTACGCGTCGGTCGGCGGCGACCTCCGCTGGACCGACCGGCTGGGCTGGACGTACGCCCGGTGGCAGGAGTACCTGACGCGGCCGGGCGTGGAGACCTGGGTGGCCTACGACCGGGGCACGCCGGCCGGCTATGTGGAGCTGGAGGCGCAGGACGAGGGCGTGGTGGAGATCGTCTACTTCGGACTGCTCCCCGCCTTCCGCGGCCGGCGGATCGGCGGCCATCTGCTGTCGTACGGCACGGCCCGCGCCTGGGACCTGGCCGAGCGGTGGCCGGGGCGGGCGCCGACGAAGCGGGTGTGGCTGCACACGTGCAGCAAGGACGGCGAGTTCGCGATGGACAACTACCAGCGGCGCGGCTTCCGGCTGTTCGACACCAAGGTCGAGCTGGAGCGGGAGGTCGCGGCGCCGGGACCGTGGCCGGGGGCGTACCCCGCCTGAGCCCGGCCGATGCCCCCGCATCCCCCGCATACCCCGCGCGACCTGCCAGGACAAGCCTTCCGGCGGCACATGTGAGCGACGACACCCTCCGTCCACATTTCGGGACAAGGATGTCCACATGATGGATAAAGCTGGACTGTGTCCAGATCGCCGTGACACGCTTCCGTCATGTCTGGAACTGGAATTGCCTTGGTGAGTCGGCGGCACGTCGACCTCGGCCGCATGTCCAGCGCCATCTGTCCGGCGAGCTGAGCCCACCAGCACCGCCGCACTCCCCGTACCTGATTTCTGCCGCGCAATGATGCGCGACCATGCCCGCATGCGCGCCCGTGCGCAGGTCAGAGCCCCTTCCCGCCTGTCTTGAAGGACGTAGAACCATGGCCGCCAGCCCACAGAACCCCGCCGCCTCAGCGCCCCGCCGCAAGGTGAGTCGTCACCGCGGTGAGGGTCAGTGGGCCGCGGGGCACTTCACCCCGCTCAACGGCAACGAGCAGGTCAAGAAGGACGATGACGGTCTCAATGTGCGGACGCGCATTGAGACGATCTACTCCAAGCGCGGTTTCGACTCCATCGACCCGAGCGACCTGCGCGGCCGTATGCGCTGGTGGGGCCTCTACACCCAGCGCAAGCCCGGGATCGACGGCGGCAAGACCGCGGTCCTGGAGCCGGAGGAGCTGGACGACAGCTACTTCATGCTGCGCGTGCGCATCGACGGCGGTGCGCTCACCACGGCGCAGCTGCGGGTGATCGGCGAGATCTCGCAGGAGTTCGCGCGCGGCACCGCGGACATCACCGACCGGCAGAACATCCAGTACCACTGGATCCGGATCGAGGACATGCCCGAGATCTGGGAGCGGCTGGAGGGCGTCGGCCTCTCCACGGTCACCGCCTGCGGTGACACCCCTCGTGTGATGATCGGCTCCCCGGTGGCGGGCATCGCCGAGGACGAGGTCATCGACGCCACCCCGGCGCTGGAGGAGATGAAGCGCCGGGTCCTGAACAACAAGGCGTACTCGAACCTCCCCCGCAAGTTCAAGACCGCGATCTCGGGCTCGCCGCTGCTGGACGTGGTGCACGAGATCAACGACATCGCGTTCGTCGGCGTACGGCACCCCGAGCACGGCCCCGGCTTCGACGTGTGGGTCGGCGGCGGGCTGTCCACCAACCCCAAGCTCGGTGTGCGGCTCGGTGCCTGGGTGTCGATCGACGAGGTTCCGGACGTCTACGAGGGCGTCATCTCGATCTTCCGTGACTACGGTTACCGCCGGCTGCGCAACCGCGCCCGCCTGAAGTTCCTCGTCGCCGACTGGGGCGCGGAGAAGTTCCGGCAGGTGCTGGAGGACGAGTACCTGGGGCGCACGCTGACCGACGGGCCCGCGCCCGAGCAGCCCGTGCAGCAGTGGCGCGACCACATCGGTGTGCACCGGCAGAAGGACGGCAGGTTCTACGTCGGTTTCGCGCCGCGGGTCGGCCGCGTCGACGGCGCCACGCTCACGAAGATCGCCGATCTGGCGGAGGCGCACGGCTCCGGGCGGGTCCGGACCACCGTCGAGCAGAAGATGATCGTCCTCGACGTCGAGCAGGACAAGGTGGACTCGCTGGTCGACGGCCTGGAGGCGCTGGACCTCACCGCCCGGCCGTCCTCCTTCCGGCGCGGCACCATGGCGTGCACCGGCATCGAGTTCTGCAAGCTCGCCATCGTCGAGACCAAGCAGCGCGGCGCGCAGCTCATCGACGAACTGGAGCGCCGTCTGCCGGACTTCGACGAGCCGATCACGATCAATCTCAACGGCTGCCCGAACGCCTGCGCCCGTATCCAGGTCGCGGACATCGGTCTCAAGGGCCAGCTGGTCCTGAACGACCAGGGCGAGCAGGTCGAGGGTTACCAGGTGCACCTCGGCGGCGCGCTCGGTCTGGAGGCGGGCTTCGGCCGCAAGGTGCGCGGTCTGAAGGTCACCGCGGAGGAACTGCCCGACTACGTCGAGCGGGTGCTGAAGCGGTTCCGGGCGGAGCGCGCGGACGGTGAGCGGTTCGCCACCTGGGCCGCGCGGGCTTCCGAGGAGGCCCTGTCGTGAGCGAGCGTGCCGCGCCGTTCTACTGCCCCTACTGCGGCGACGAGGACCTGCGTCCGAGCGAAGAGGGTCACGGCGCCTGGGAATGCGGGGCGTGCAACCGCGCATTCCAGCTGAAGTTCCTCGGGCTGCTCGCCCGGGGGCTTCGGCGAGCCGACAACGGAGGGGACGAGCTGATATGACGACGGCTCAGGAACAGCAGCGTACGGCCGAGGAGTTGAAGGCGCTCGCCGAGCAGGCGGGCCGCGATCTGGAGGACGCCTCCGCGCTGGAGATCCTCCAGTGGGCGGCGGAGACGTTCGGCAAGCGCTTCTGCGTGACCTCCTCGATGGAGGACGCGGTGGTGGCACACCTCGCGTCCCGCGCGATGCCCGGCGTGGACGTCGTCTTCCTCGACACCGGTTACCACTTCCCGGAGACCATCGGCACCCGGGACGCCGTCGAGGCCGTGATGGACGTCAACGTCATCACCCTCACCCCGCGGCAGACGGTCGCCGAGCAGGACGCCGAGTACGGCCCGAAGCTGCACGACCGCGATCCCGACCTGTGCTGCAAGCTGCGCAAGGTGCAGCCGCTGGAAGAGGGCCTCAAGGGCTACCAGGCCTGGGCGACCGGGCTGCGCCGCGACGAGTCCCCGACCCGGGCGAACACCCCGGTCGTCGGCTGGGACGAGAAGCGACAGAAGGTCAAGATCTCCCCGATCGCCCGCTGGACGCAGGACGACGTGGACGCCTACGTCGCCGA encodes:
- a CDS encoding GAF domain-containing protein, producing MNVARLAAVDVAQAARVLSEVREATLAGHRARIAPRPVIEQSWGRMLRSGVDPDHDFRSGLLPSDEIRRRREESPLRHVLSVLRDGLLSVADIAQHIMVVADADGRVLWREGATQVLRKADGLGFELGADWREDVVGTNGVGTPAVVRRPVQVFAGEHFVRSHVSWTCTGAPITDPRDGRLIGVVDVSGPLETMHPATLAWVDAVAKLAEARLRELHLDSLERLRSVAAPVLARLEGQALVVDRDGWSAAVSGMPYVRRVALPKSLSPGLRWLPSLGSCAVEPLAGGWLLRAAQEPPATAARIVLDLAKAGRSTLTVTGSAGAWSRELSPRHAELIFLLAEHRAGRSAAALAGDLFGDSSRTVTVRAEMSRIRRYLGELLQHRPYRFCEDVEIDVLLPDDPRDLLPSSTAPAIARRRTAPEGTGSPVL
- a CDS encoding GNAT family N-acetyltransferase → MSSVPVTTWSLEQTSPVDLLPAAAPEGDVRIVRAEVPSPELSRFLYASVGGDLRWTDRLGWTYARWQEYLTRPGVETWVAYDRGTPAGYVELEAQDEGVVEIVYFGLLPAFRGRRIGGHLLSYGTARAWDLAERWPGRAPTKRVWLHTCSKDGEFAMDNYQRRGFRLFDTKVELEREVAAPGPWPGAYPA
- a CDS encoding putative leader peptide, whose protein sequence is MSGTGIALVSRRHVDLGRMSSAICPAS
- a CDS encoding nitrite/sulfite reductase produces the protein MAASPQNPAASAPRRKVSRHRGEGQWAAGHFTPLNGNEQVKKDDDGLNVRTRIETIYSKRGFDSIDPSDLRGRMRWWGLYTQRKPGIDGGKTAVLEPEELDDSYFMLRVRIDGGALTTAQLRVIGEISQEFARGTADITDRQNIQYHWIRIEDMPEIWERLEGVGLSTVTACGDTPRVMIGSPVAGIAEDEVIDATPALEEMKRRVLNNKAYSNLPRKFKTAISGSPLLDVVHEINDIAFVGVRHPEHGPGFDVWVGGGLSTNPKLGVRLGAWVSIDEVPDVYEGVISIFRDYGYRRLRNRARLKFLVADWGAEKFRQVLEDEYLGRTLTDGPAPEQPVQQWRDHIGVHRQKDGRFYVGFAPRVGRVDGATLTKIADLAEAHGSGRVRTTVEQKMIVLDVEQDKVDSLVDGLEALDLTARPSSFRRGTMACTGIEFCKLAIVETKQRGAQLIDELERRLPDFDEPITINLNGCPNACARIQVADIGLKGQLVLNDQGEQVEGYQVHLGGALGLEAGFGRKVRGLKVTAEELPDYVERVLKRFRAERADGERFATWAARASEEALS
- a CDS encoding phosphoadenylyl-sulfate reductase → MTTAQEQQRTAEELKALAEQAGRDLEDASALEILQWAAETFGKRFCVTSSMEDAVVAHLASRAMPGVDVVFLDTGYHFPETIGTRDAVEAVMDVNVITLTPRQTVAEQDAEYGPKLHDRDPDLCCKLRKVQPLEEGLKGYQAWATGLRRDESPTRANTPVVGWDEKRQKVKISPIARWTQDDVDAYVAEHGVLTNPLLMDGYASIGCAPCTRRVLEGEDARAGRWAGRAKTECGLHG